From Candidatus Nucleicultrix amoebiphila FS5, a single genomic window includes:
- a CDS encoding TA system antitoxin ParD family protein, producing MSTPIKLSDDLIKDAKAYAGPYHRSVPKQIEYWAMIGKIAEQNPDLNYEMISKILISLMEEKEGHVEAYKFD from the coding sequence ATGTCGACGCCCATAAAATTATCTGATGATCTTATAAAAGACGCTAAAGCTTATGCCGGTCCTTATCACCGTTCTGTCCCAAAGCAGATAGAATATTGGGCAATGATTGGTAAAATCGCTGAGCAAAACCCCGATTTAAATTATGAAATGATCAGTAAGATCCTTATAAGCTTAATGGAAGAAAAAGAAGGCCATGTTGAAGCCTATAAGTTTGATTAA